The Polycladomyces zharkentensis genome includes a window with the following:
- a CDS encoding coproporphyrinogen III oxidase: protein MKRIRVFGVDDTFYRDIELIAGLFFGEAKVVTNDEPRPDMRLAVRVEDHGDTIEAAVEMADSDDGQRWSAAHTKQVPSTLSGRERRKKMKQAINHAWLRVLQEATGVVQPWGILTGVRPTKLFHMLLLAGYGKEEIRRHLQSEYLIQPEKIALLEEIVDRQLAVLPDLYELDREVSLYIGIPFCPTKCAYCTFPAYAIQGRNGSVTAFLEGLHEEIAAVGEWLNRQGLPITTVYFGGGTPTSISAEQLDALFSRMKHSFRAFDGVREWTVEAGRPDTIDEEKLNVLKKWQVDRISINPQSFRNETLKAIGRHHTVEETLTKFALAREMGMNNINMDLIIGLPGEGLETFRENLRIVEQLRPESLTVHTLSFKRGSTMTRNKRKYRVAERDEVADMVNLAREWTKQAGYVPYYLYRQKNILGNQENVGYALPGHESLYNIIIMEERHTIIGLGCGAVSKIIPPGTSKVSRWANPKEPQAYIDTYRTMIPEKLRALSEAYG from the coding sequence ATGAAACGGATTCGCGTGTTTGGGGTGGATGACACCTTTTATCGGGATATTGAACTGATTGCCGGGCTGTTTTTCGGTGAGGCAAAAGTGGTGACGAATGACGAACCGCGGCCGGATATGAGGCTCGCCGTTCGGGTGGAAGATCATGGCGATACCATAGAAGCGGCAGTGGAAATGGCGGACTCGGATGACGGGCAACGTTGGTCGGCGGCACATACCAAACAAGTTCCGTCGACGCTTTCCGGTCGGGAGCGCCGCAAAAAAATGAAACAGGCGATCAACCACGCTTGGTTGCGTGTATTGCAGGAAGCCACAGGTGTGGTGCAGCCTTGGGGGATTCTGACCGGCGTGCGCCCCACCAAACTGTTCCACATGCTGTTGTTGGCCGGTTATGGGAAGGAAGAAATCCGTCGTCACCTGCAATCGGAGTACCTGATTCAGCCGGAGAAAATCGCCTTGCTGGAGGAGATCGTCGACCGACAACTGGCTGTTTTGCCGGATTTGTATGAACTGGATCGGGAAGTCAGTCTCTATATCGGCATCCCGTTTTGTCCTACCAAGTGTGCGTACTGCACCTTTCCCGCCTATGCGATCCAGGGACGCAACGGCTCGGTCACCGCGTTTCTGGAAGGCCTTCACGAGGAGATTGCGGCGGTGGGTGAGTGGTTGAACCGGCAGGGATTGCCGATTACGACCGTGTATTTCGGCGGGGGTACGCCCACTTCCATTTCCGCGGAGCAATTGGATGCTTTGTTCTCCCGGATGAAGCACTCGTTCCGTGCGTTTGACGGCGTGCGGGAATGGACGGTGGAAGCCGGCCGCCCGGACACGATTGATGAAGAAAAACTGAACGTGCTGAAGAAGTGGCAAGTCGACCGGATCAGTATCAACCCGCAAAGTTTCCGAAACGAAACACTGAAGGCGATCGGCCGTCACCATACGGTGGAAGAGACGCTGACCAAATTCGCGCTGGCCCGTGAGATGGGCATGAACAACATCAATATGGATCTGATCATCGGCTTGCCCGGAGAAGGTTTGGAGACGTTCCGCGAAAACTTGCGCATCGTGGAACAGTTGCGGCCAGAGTCGCTCACCGTACACACGTTATCATTTAAACGCGGTTCCACCATGACCCGGAACAAGCGGAAATACCGTGTGGCAGAACGGGACGAAGTGGCCGATATGGTCAACCTGGCCCGGGAGTGGACCAAGCAGGCGGGGTATGTTCCGTACTATCTGTACCGGCAAAAAAACATCCTGGGCAACCAGGAAAATGTCGGTTACGCATTGCCCGGCCATGAAAGTTTGTACAACATTATCATCATGGAAGAGCGGCACACGATCATCGGATTGGGATGCGGGGCGGTAAGCAAAATCATCCCGCCGGGAACGTCCAAGGTGAGCCGCTGGGCCAATCCGAAAGAACCACAAGCGTACATCGACACGTACCGGACGATGATCCCGGAAAAATTGCGCGCACTCTCCGAAGCATACGGATAG
- the tkt gene encoding transketolase — translation MTTSNPIEKMAINAIRVLSIDMVEKANSGHPGMPMGAAPMAYVLWTKFMRHNPDNPQWFNRDRFVLSAGHGSAMLYSLLHLTGYDLPMEELKQFRQWGSRTPGHPEFGHTPGVEATTGPLGQGISMAVGMAMAERHLAAKFNRENFPVVDHYTYVIASDGDLMEGVAAEAASLAGHLKLGKLIVLYDSNDISLDGDLALAFSEDVKKRFEAYGWHVLKVDDEDDLDALSAAIREAQAVTDRPSLIEVKTTIGYGSPNKAGTHKVHGAPLGAEEAALVRKAYGWPSDEPFFIPEEVRRHFAEWKENAKQAEAEWNRLMESYREAYPELAAELDLAIAGRLPEGWDRDLPVFPADDKGMATRKSSGEAINALAKNVPTLFGGSADLASSNNTTMKEEGIFGSEDYTGRNVWFGVREHGMGAALNGMALHGGVRPYGATFLVFSDYLRPSIRLAALMQLPVTYVFTHDSIAVGEDGPTHEPIEQIPSLRLIPGLKVIRPADANETMAAWRLAMEEQDGPTALILTRQNLPVLEGTAELAKDGVRRGAYVLSEAANGRPQAILIATGSEVSLAVRAQKQLAEKGIHVRVVSMPCRERFDQQSQEYRQSVLPKEVSVRVAIEAAHPMGWDRYVGERGAVIGVDRFGASAPGSLVMKEYGFTVENVVAQVEQLLG, via the coding sequence ATGACCACATCCAACCCGATTGAAAAAATGGCCATCAACGCCATTCGCGTGCTGTCGATCGACATGGTGGAAAAGGCCAATTCGGGCCACCCCGGCATGCCGATGGGAGCGGCACCGATGGCTTATGTACTGTGGACCAAATTTATGCGTCACAATCCGGACAACCCGCAGTGGTTCAACCGGGACCGCTTCGTGCTGTCCGCGGGACACGGTTCCGCCATGCTGTACAGCTTGTTGCATCTGACCGGTTATGATCTGCCCATGGAAGAGTTGAAGCAGTTCCGTCAATGGGGCAGTCGGACACCGGGTCACCCGGAATTTGGTCACACTCCGGGTGTCGAAGCGACAACCGGCCCGCTCGGCCAAGGGATTTCAATGGCGGTGGGGATGGCGATGGCGGAGCGCCATTTGGCGGCCAAATTCAACCGGGAGAACTTCCCGGTCGTGGATCACTACACCTACGTCATCGCCAGCGACGGCGACTTGATGGAAGGTGTGGCCGCGGAAGCCGCTTCGTTGGCGGGTCATTTGAAACTGGGCAAGTTGATCGTGCTGTACGATTCCAACGACATTTCACTGGACGGCGATTTGGCGTTGGCCTTCAGCGAAGATGTGAAAAAACGCTTCGAGGCCTACGGTTGGCACGTGCTCAAAGTGGATGACGAGGATGATTTGGATGCGTTGAGTGCGGCCATTCGCGAAGCGCAAGCCGTCACGGACCGCCCGTCCTTGATCGAGGTGAAAACCACCATCGGGTACGGCAGCCCCAACAAAGCGGGTACGCACAAAGTGCACGGGGCGCCGCTCGGAGCAGAGGAAGCCGCGCTGGTGCGGAAGGCATACGGCTGGCCGTCCGACGAGCCGTTCTTTATCCCGGAGGAAGTGCGCCGACACTTCGCCGAATGGAAAGAAAACGCCAAGCAGGCGGAAGCGGAGTGGAACCGCCTCATGGAATCGTACCGCGAGGCGTATCCGGAACTGGCCGCAGAGCTGGATCTGGCCATTGCGGGTCGACTGCCGGAGGGATGGGATCGCGATCTGCCCGTCTTCCCTGCGGATGACAAAGGGATGGCCACACGCAAATCGTCCGGCGAAGCGATCAACGCCCTTGCCAAAAACGTGCCGACCTTGTTCGGCGGCTCGGCTGACCTGGCTTCGTCCAACAATACGACGATGAAAGAGGAAGGGATTTTCGGCTCCGAAGACTATACGGGGCGCAATGTTTGGTTCGGTGTACGGGAACACGGCATGGGTGCGGCGCTCAACGGGATGGCGCTGCATGGCGGTGTCCGTCCGTACGGCGCTACATTCCTGGTGTTCTCTGACTATCTGCGTCCGTCCATCCGCTTGGCGGCCCTGATGCAGCTCCCGGTGACCTATGTCTTTACACACGACAGCATCGCAGTCGGGGAAGACGGACCCACACACGAACCGATCGAGCAAATCCCGTCACTTCGCCTCATTCCGGGCTTGAAGGTGATTCGCCCGGCGGATGCCAACGAAACGATGGCAGCCTGGCGGTTGGCCATGGAAGAACAGGACGGCCCGACGGCGTTGATCCTGACGCGGCAAAACTTGCCGGTGTTGGAAGGAACGGCCGAATTGGCAAAAGACGGCGTGCGTCGTGGTGCCTACGTACTGTCCGAAGCGGCGAACGGCCGTCCGCAAGCGATCCTGATCGCGACCGGTTCCGAAGTCAGCTTGGCGGTGCGGGCGCAAAAACAATTGGCCGAAAAAGGGATTCACGTACGTGTGGTCAGCATGCCTTGCCGCGAACGGTTTGATCAGCAGTCCCAAGAGTATCGGCAGTCCGTTCTGCCCAAAGAAGTCTCTGTGCGCGTCGCCATCGAAGCGGCACATCCGATGGGATGGGACCGTTACGTCGGTGAACGGGGAGCCGTGATCGGGGTGGACCGTTTCGGTGCATCCGCGCCGGGTTCCCTTGTCATGAAAGAGTACGGTTTCACCGTCGAAAATGTGGTCGCACAGGTAGAGCAGCTGTTGGGTTGA
- the dtd gene encoding D-aminoacyl-tRNA deacylase, with the protein MRIVLQRAKEARVKVEGNIVGQIDHGLVLLVGFTEGDDEEDLRYLAEKVVHLRIFEDEEGKMNRSLLDVEGSILSVSQFTLYGDCRKGRRPNFMAAARPEKAAVLYDRFNQLLREHGVRVETGVFGAMMQVELTNDGPVTILLESKPK; encoded by the coding sequence GTGAGAATCGTATTGCAACGGGCGAAGGAAGCCCGGGTCAAGGTGGAGGGCAACATTGTCGGCCAAATCGACCACGGTTTGGTTCTGCTGGTCGGATTCACCGAAGGTGACGATGAGGAAGATCTGAGATACTTGGCGGAAAAAGTGGTACACCTTCGGATTTTCGAAGATGAGGAAGGCAAGATGAACCGCTCCCTGCTGGATGTGGAAGGGAGCATTTTGTCGGTTTCGCAGTTTACGCTTTACGGTGATTGCCGGAAAGGGCGTCGGCCCAATTTTATGGCGGCGGCCCGACCGGAAAAGGCGGCCGTCCTTTACGACCGGTTCAATCAACTGCTCAGGGAGCATGGTGTACGGGTGGAAACGGGCGTGTTCGGCGCCATGATGCAAGTGGAGCTGACCAATGACGGTCCGGTCACCATCCTGCTGGAAAGCAAGCCCAAGTAA
- a CDS encoding RelA/SpoT family protein has translation MPIEHLLEKAARYLSEEDLKKVEKAYRFAKKAHEGQFRKSGEPYIHHPVAVADILVDLQMDAITLMAAMLHDVVEDTGVTLDTLKEEFGETVTQLVDGVTKLKIRMNYKSTEEHQAENHRKMFVAMAQDFRVILIKLADRLHNMRTLKHLPEEKQRRIANETLEIFAPLAHRLGISRIKWELEDTALRYLNPQQYYRIVNLMRKKRAEREQYIEQVVRTIRERLEQTGIEAEISGRPKHIYSIYKKMVTQHKQFNEIYDLLAVRVIVDTIRDCYAVLGIIHTIWKPMPGRFKDYIAMPKTNMYQSLHTTVIGPKGEPIEVQIRTKEMHQTAEYGIAAHWAYKEGQSFQPGSFEDKLKWFREIMELQQEAKDATEFMENLKMDLFSDSVFVFTPKGDVIELPAGSVPLDFAYRIHTEVGNKCIGAKVNGKIVPLDHKLKTGDIVEILTSKHSYGPSQDWLKIVKSSHARNKIRSWFKKQRREESVAKGQEMIEALLRKHDFNPSEVLTAERLKETAAKFNFQDEEDMYAAVGYGGISTAQVVNKLTEGLKQEEDEVPVVLPEVKNMPTQRRKVAQGVRVKGVDNLLVRLSRCCNPVPGDEIIGFVTRGRGVSVHRKDCPNIQSVEPERMIGVEWEGEGEQSYHVDIEISGLDRRGLLHEVLQAVSETKTHLTAVSGKADRHGMATIHMTLLIRNIHHLQSVVERVKRIRDIYSVRRIMQ, from the coding sequence ATGCCGATTGAGCATCTTTTGGAGAAAGCGGCACGATATCTCAGTGAAGAAGATCTGAAAAAGGTGGAAAAAGCGTATCGATTTGCGAAGAAAGCGCATGAAGGCCAGTTTCGCAAATCGGGCGAACCGTATATCCATCATCCGGTCGCTGTGGCCGATATCCTGGTCGATCTGCAGATGGATGCGATCACACTGATGGCTGCCATGTTGCACGATGTGGTGGAAGATACCGGTGTGACGCTGGACACGTTGAAAGAAGAGTTCGGGGAAACGGTGACGCAATTGGTGGACGGCGTCACGAAACTGAAAATCCGGATGAATTATAAATCGACCGAAGAACACCAGGCGGAAAACCACCGCAAGATGTTCGTGGCAATGGCACAGGACTTCCGGGTGATCCTGATCAAGCTGGCGGACCGATTGCACAACATGCGCACGCTGAAGCACCTGCCCGAGGAAAAGCAACGGCGCATCGCCAACGAGACGTTGGAAATTTTCGCACCGTTGGCTCACCGTCTGGGTATTTCCCGGATCAAGTGGGAGTTGGAGGATACGGCGTTACGCTATCTCAATCCTCAACAATATTACCGGATTGTCAATTTGATGCGCAAAAAACGGGCAGAGCGTGAGCAATACATCGAACAAGTGGTGAGAACGATCCGGGAACGGCTGGAACAAACGGGAATCGAAGCGGAGATTTCAGGCCGTCCCAAGCACATTTACAGTATCTACAAGAAAATGGTCACCCAGCACAAGCAGTTTAACGAGATATACGACTTGCTGGCGGTCCGTGTCATCGTCGATACGATTCGCGATTGCTATGCGGTGTTGGGGATTATTCACACCATATGGAAACCGATGCCCGGTCGGTTTAAGGACTATATTGCCATGCCCAAGACCAACATGTACCAGTCGCTGCATACCACCGTGATCGGCCCGAAAGGGGAACCGATCGAAGTGCAGATCCGGACCAAGGAGATGCACCAAACAGCCGAATATGGAATCGCGGCTCACTGGGCATATAAAGAAGGGCAGAGTTTCCAACCGGGTTCCTTTGAGGATAAATTGAAGTGGTTCCGCGAAATCATGGAATTGCAGCAAGAGGCCAAGGATGCCACGGAGTTCATGGAAAACCTGAAGATGGATCTGTTTTCCGACTCCGTGTTCGTATTTACACCCAAAGGGGATGTCATCGAACTGCCGGCCGGATCGGTACCGTTGGATTTTGCCTACCGCATCCACACGGAAGTGGGCAACAAATGCATCGGTGCCAAGGTGAACGGGAAGATCGTGCCGCTCGATCACAAGTTGAAAACAGGCGATATCGTGGAGATTCTCACGTCGAAGCACAGTTACGGTCCCAGCCAGGACTGGTTGAAGATCGTCAAGTCGTCCCATGCCCGCAACAAGATCCGCAGCTGGTTCAAAAAGCAGCGCAGGGAGGAAAGTGTTGCCAAAGGGCAGGAGATGATCGAGGCCCTGTTGAGAAAGCACGATTTCAACCCGAGCGAGGTGCTGACGGCCGAAAGGCTGAAAGAAACGGCTGCCAAGTTCAATTTTCAGGATGAGGAAGATATGTATGCCGCGGTCGGTTACGGCGGCATCTCCACGGCCCAGGTCGTCAACAAGTTGACGGAAGGCTTGAAGCAGGAAGAGGATGAAGTGCCCGTCGTTCTGCCCGAAGTGAAAAACATGCCGACCCAGCGCCGAAAAGTGGCACAGGGCGTTCGGGTCAAGGGCGTGGACAACCTGTTGGTGCGCCTGTCCCGCTGTTGCAACCCCGTACCGGGCGACGAAATCATCGGGTTTGTCACCCGGGGACGCGGTGTGTCCGTTCATCGCAAGGACTGCCCCAACATCCAATCAGTCGAACCGGAACGCATGATCGGGGTGGAATGGGAAGGAGAAGGCGAGCAATCGTATCATGTGGACATTGAGATTTCCGGTTTGGATCGGCGGGGATTGCTTCACGAAGTATTGCAGGCCGTATCCGAAACCAAAACGCATCTGACCGCTGTCAGCGGCAAGGCTGATCGCCACGGCATGGCGACGATTCACATGACACTGCTGATCCGAAACATTCATCATTTACAGTCGGTGGTGGAACGGGTCAAACGCATCCGGGATATCTACAGTGTGCGACGCATCATGCAGTAG
- a CDS encoding transglycosylase domain-containing protein produces MRSTESGIYRTLVSMDQTRLNRNTLGVEESEEMKTQAITLVRRWASRQWAKPWVRRLTWGLAGFVVIFLIGINIAIAMTDVDSLAKPVDQPTIIYDRHGRVASKIMLSNREGVKFRQIPPHLIHAVIATEDRRFYDHGGVDYIGTLRALWVNLLSGETVQGGSTLTQQLAKNEFLTQDRTLERKLKEFLYAKKIERTYTKDQILEMYLNRIYFGEGAWGIKQAARTYFGKDVGQLTLGESAMLAGMIKAPSALSPYKHFNQAMERRNLVLRLMKDQGYITEQQMKQAENQVIVLERKKRDPYKGKYPWYVDAIIQEAISKYGLTANEVLHGGLRIYTELDPRMQQAAETVYNDDSLFPQSKEDQLIQSGAVMLDPSTGGIRALVGGRGEHVFRGFNHATQLKRQPGSSLKPLAVYTPALEQGWQIGSVLKDEPMDFGGYRPQNHDGRYLGRLTMYEAVIDSANVPAVWLLQQLGIDKGIGALERFEIPLTEEDRQLGLALGGLREGTSPLKMAQAYSVFPNNGLMVEAHTIRKIETADGQQLGRWYKKVTRVTSKKVAQSITYMLRGVVLEGTGKKARIPGREVAGKTGTTQMPGMNEGNKDNWFVGYTPQLVGAVWLGYDKTDEQHFLRTAAGDSAAVIFREMMSRALTGQPAKAFRLDTVHLRKPPKIDRSPKPKAKPQSPEEKAAKKIEEGLKDLWKRGEKRLKEQLKKKKEEWEKRLKEWRGN; encoded by the coding sequence TTGCGGTCGACAGAAAGCGGGATTTACCGGACACTCGTCTCGATGGATCAGACACGTTTGAACCGCAACACCCTGGGAGTGGAGGAGTCGGAGGAGATGAAGACCCAAGCGATCACACTTGTGCGAAGATGGGCGTCCCGTCAGTGGGCCAAACCATGGGTTCGGCGGCTGACATGGGGATTGGCCGGTTTTGTCGTCATCTTTTTGATCGGCATCAATATCGCGATCGCGATGACCGATGTCGATTCCTTGGCCAAACCGGTGGATCAGCCAACCATCATTTATGACCGCCATGGGCGGGTGGCCAGCAAGATCATGCTTTCCAACCGAGAAGGGGTGAAATTCCGGCAGATTCCCCCCCACTTGATCCATGCGGTGATCGCCACCGAAGATCGGCGATTTTACGACCACGGGGGCGTTGACTACATTGGCACCCTGCGGGCGTTATGGGTCAATTTGCTGTCCGGCGAGACGGTTCAGGGCGGAAGTACGTTGACCCAACAGCTGGCCAAAAATGAATTTTTGACACAGGACCGCACATTGGAGCGGAAATTGAAAGAGTTTTTATATGCCAAGAAAATCGAACGCACTTATACCAAAGATCAAATTCTCGAGATGTATCTCAATCGTATCTATTTCGGTGAAGGGGCTTGGGGAATCAAGCAGGCCGCACGCACCTATTTTGGCAAGGACGTCGGCCAACTCACCTTGGGTGAATCGGCCATGCTGGCGGGGATGATCAAAGCACCTTCAGCCCTGTCCCCCTACAAACATTTCAACCAGGCGATGGAGAGGCGGAATCTCGTATTGCGACTGATGAAGGATCAGGGCTATATCACCGAGCAGCAGATGAAACAGGCGGAAAACCAGGTCATCGTGCTGGAACGGAAAAAGCGGGATCCTTACAAAGGAAAATACCCGTGGTACGTTGATGCCATCATTCAGGAAGCCATCAGCAAATACGGGCTGACGGCCAACGAGGTGTTGCACGGAGGATTGCGCATCTACACGGAACTGGACCCCCGCATGCAACAGGCGGCGGAAACCGTGTACAACGACGACAGTCTTTTCCCGCAAAGCAAGGAGGACCAGCTGATCCAGAGCGGCGCCGTGATGCTGGACCCGTCCACAGGGGGCATCCGGGCATTGGTCGGCGGGCGCGGTGAACACGTATTCCGCGGATTCAACCACGCGACCCAGTTGAAACGGCAGCCGGGTTCTTCGCTGAAACCGTTGGCGGTTTATACCCCGGCGCTGGAACAGGGTTGGCAGATCGGCTCGGTTCTCAAAGATGAGCCGATGGATTTCGGCGGATACCGCCCGCAAAACCATGACGGACGCTATCTCGGCCGTTTGACGATGTATGAGGCCGTCATTGACTCCGCCAATGTTCCGGCAGTCTGGCTTCTCCAGCAATTGGGGATCGACAAGGGGATTGGTGCGCTGGAACGGTTTGAAATTCCGCTCACCGAGGAGGACCGACAGTTGGGGCTGGCGTTGGGCGGTTTGAGGGAAGGGACTTCGCCGCTCAAAATGGCGCAGGCCTACTCCGTTTTTCCCAACAACGGTCTGATGGTGGAAGCCCATACCATCCGCAAAATCGAGACGGCGGACGGCCAACAGTTGGGGCGCTGGTATAAAAAAGTAACAAGGGTGACCAGCAAAAAAGTGGCACAGTCCATCACCTACATGTTACGCGGTGTCGTATTGGAAGGAACCGGGAAAAAAGCGCGAATCCCGGGAAGGGAAGTGGCCGGAAAAACCGGCACCACGCAAATGCCGGGTATGAACGAAGGGAACAAGGACAACTGGTTCGTCGGCTACACACCGCAACTGGTGGGGGCGGTATGGCTCGGTTACGACAAAACGGACGAGCAACATTTTCTCCGAACAGCCGCGGGAGACAGTGCGGCGGTTATTTTCCGGGAAATGATGTCCCGTGCATTGACGGGCCAACCCGCCAAGGCCTTCCGTCTGGACACTGTTCACCTGCGCAAACCGCCCAAGATCGATCGTAGCCCCAAACCCAAGGCCAAACCGCAATCACCGGAGGAAAAGGCGGCCAAAAAAATTGAGGAAGGCCTCAAAGATTTGTGGAAGCGCGGGGAGAAGCGACTCAAGGAGCAACTGAAAAAGAAAAAGGAAGAGTGGGAGAAACGACTCAAAGAGTGGCGAGGGAATTGA